One segment of Aquimarina sp. BL5 DNA contains the following:
- the purE gene encoding 5-(carboxyamino)imidazole ribonucleotide mutase, producing MSKVGIIMGSTSDMPVMEKAIEILKGFDIEVDVDIVSAHRTPEKLFDYGKNAHTRGISVVIAGAGGAAHLPGMVASLSPLPVIGVPVKSRNSIDGWDSVLSILQMPGGVPVATVALDGALNAGILAAQIIGASDKCVLDKILIYKEGLKQKVIEGAKQIKK from the coding sequence ATGAGTAAAGTAGGAATTATCATGGGTAGTACAAGCGATATGCCCGTTATGGAAAAGGCAATTGAGATACTAAAAGGCTTTGATATAGAAGTTGATGTTGACATTGTATCTGCACATCGCACGCCAGAAAAATTATTCGATTACGGAAAGAATGCCCATACCAGAGGAATATCGGTAGTTATCGCCGGAGCTGGTGGAGCTGCTCATCTTCCTGGGATGGTGGCTTCTTTATCACCTTTACCAGTAATAGGAGTTCCTGTTAAATCGAGAAACTCAATTGATGGTTGGGATTCTGTTCTTTCTATATTACAAATGCCAGGCGGTGTGCCTGTAGCTACTGTAGCACTAGATGGCGCATTGAATGCTGGAATTCTTGCTGCTCAAATCATTGGCGCGTCAGACAAATGTGTATTGGACAAAATTCTAATATACAAAGAAGGGTTAAAACAAAAAGTGATCGAGGGAGCTAAACAGATAAAAAAATAA
- a CDS encoding 5-(carboxyamino)imidazole ribonucleotide synthase has product MTNYFSSDFKLGILGGGQLGKMMLYETRKYDIQTYVLDPNPDAPCRIACDHFQQGDLMDYETVYNFGKKVDILTFEIETVNIKALARLEREGKKVYPDSKTLEKIQNKGRQKLFYKEQEIPTADFMQFSNKAHLAEGITSGKVKPPFVWKSTQGGYDGKGVSIIRTGADIAKLPDTECIAETLVDFKNELAVIVVRNPSNEIKTYPVVEMEFHPEANQVEYVICPARIDDKIAERAREIAERVSKAFSHVGILAVEMFQTKDDNILVNEVAPRPHNSGHYSIEASYTNQFEQHIRAILDLPLGATENKVVGIMVNLVGAEGHTGNVVYENMETIMKLKGVTPHIYGKKQTRPFRKMGHVTIVHEDIAEARKIAEKVKKTIKVITG; this is encoded by the coding sequence ATGACAAACTATTTTTCGTCAGACTTTAAGTTAGGTATCCTGGGTGGCGGTCAATTAGGCAAAATGATGCTCTACGAAACCCGAAAATATGATATCCAAACCTATGTTCTAGATCCCAACCCCGATGCCCCTTGTAGAATAGCTTGTGATCACTTTCAACAAGGTGATCTCATGGATTATGAAACCGTTTACAACTTCGGAAAAAAAGTAGATATACTTACTTTCGAAATTGAAACCGTTAACATAAAGGCTTTAGCTCGATTAGAGCGAGAAGGGAAAAAAGTATATCCTGATTCTAAAACTTTAGAGAAAATTCAGAATAAAGGAAGACAGAAACTTTTCTACAAAGAACAAGAAATACCAACAGCCGATTTTATGCAGTTTTCTAATAAAGCTCATTTGGCAGAAGGTATTACCAGTGGTAAAGTAAAACCTCCTTTTGTATGGAAGAGTACCCAAGGTGGGTATGACGGCAAAGGAGTTTCTATTATACGAACCGGAGCGGATATCGCTAAACTTCCTGATACAGAATGTATAGCGGAAACCTTAGTCGATTTTAAAAATGAACTTGCAGTAATCGTTGTTCGTAACCCCTCAAATGAGATAAAAACGTATCCTGTGGTAGAAATGGAGTTTCATCCAGAAGCCAATCAGGTAGAGTACGTAATTTGTCCGGCTAGAATTGACGATAAAATTGCAGAAAGGGCAAGAGAAATTGCAGAACGAGTATCCAAAGCCTTTTCGCATGTTGGTATATTAGCTGTAGAAATGTTTCAAACGAAAGATGATAATATTCTGGTGAACGAAGTAGCTCCAAGACCTCATAACAGTGGTCATTACAGTATCGAGGCTAGTTACACCAATCAATTCGAGCAACATATAAGAGCCATACTGGATTTACCGCTTGGTGCTACTGAGAATAAAGTTGTCGGAATTATGGTAAATCTTGTAGGAGCTGAAGGACATACAGGAAATGTTGTTTATGAAAACATGGAAACTATTATGAAACTGAAAGGTGTTACTCCTCATATCTATGGCAAGAAGCAAACTCGACCTTTCAGAAAAATGGGACATGTAACTATTGTTCACGAAGATATTGCTGAAGCAAGAAAAATTGCAGAAAAAGTAAAGAAAACTATTAAAGTAATCACTGGTTAG
- a CDS encoding adenylate kinase has protein sequence MITLHDLQFKPFIAEEKISKAIDRLSDNLNEDLSAKKPLFIGVLNGAFMFVSEVLKRFNHDCEVSFVKLASYEGTETTAKVQELIGLKEDISGRTVVVLEDIVDTGNTIVELTKMLQNKGCKEVRIATLFFKPEAYTKEITLDYIGIEIPNRFIVGYGLDYDGLGRNLTDVYQLKQNNMTNLVLFGPPGAGKGTQAEVLKQKYDLVHISTGDVFRYNIKNATELGTLAKSYIDKGQLVPDEVTINMLNAEVDKNPDAKGFIFDGFPRTEAQAESLAEFLSSKGTEVSAMVALEVDDEVLVGRLLERGKTSGRPDDADEGVIRNRIKVYYDETAILKNYYQKQDKYFGVDGVGDIAEITERLSTVIDKL, from the coding sequence ATGATTACACTACACGACTTACAATTTAAACCCTTTATTGCTGAGGAAAAAATATCTAAAGCAATAGACAGACTATCTGACAATCTTAATGAAGATTTATCAGCTAAAAAACCTCTTTTTATCGGGGTGCTAAATGGTGCTTTTATGTTTGTATCCGAAGTACTGAAGCGGTTCAATCACGATTGCGAAGTAAGTTTTGTGAAACTAGCTTCTTACGAAGGGACAGAAACGACTGCTAAAGTCCAAGAGCTTATAGGACTAAAAGAAGATATATCAGGTAGAACTGTTGTTGTTCTTGAAGACATTGTGGACACCGGTAATACGATTGTGGAGTTGACAAAAATGCTTCAGAATAAAGGATGTAAAGAGGTAAGAATTGCAACTTTATTTTTTAAACCAGAAGCATATACCAAAGAAATTACTTTAGATTACATAGGGATAGAAATCCCAAATAGATTTATTGTAGGATACGGACTAGACTATGATGGCTTAGGTCGAAATCTTACAGATGTTTACCAATTAAAACAAAACAACATGACAAATTTAGTGTTATTCGGACCTCCAGGAGCAGGAAAAGGAACACAAGCAGAAGTTTTAAAACAAAAATATGATCTTGTACATATTTCCACAGGAGATGTATTTAGATATAACATAAAAAATGCGACTGAATTAGGAACATTAGCTAAATCATATATTGATAAAGGGCAATTGGTACCTGATGAGGTAACTATTAATATGCTAAACGCTGAGGTAGATAAAAATCCTGATGCTAAAGGTTTTATATTTGATGGTTTCCCAAGAACTGAAGCACAAGCAGAATCATTAGCAGAATTCTTATCTTCTAAAGGAACAGAAGTAAGTGCTATGGTTGCTCTAGAAGTAGATGATGAGGTATTGGTAGGACGTTTATTGGAGAGAGGTAAAACATCTGGTCGTCCTGATGACGCAGATGAAGGAGTGATTCGCAATCGAATCAAAGTATATTACGATGAAACTGCAATTCTAAAAAACTATTATCAGAAGCAAGATAAGTACTTTGGAGTTGATGGAGTAGGTGATATCGCAGAGATTACTGAACGTTTAAGTACGGTAATAGATAAATTATAG